One Deltaproteobacteria bacterium DNA segment encodes these proteins:
- a CDS encoding NAD(P)-binding protein, which produces MSEQIIFKREEDLPYLPITFGSMAWNKTGSWRYLRPRFENKISPCNEGCPAGQDIEGAMVLIGKGKVLQAWDLFKEENPFPGVCGRVCFHPCESSCNRGEFDEAISINALERFMADVASRQGRKPLLRRERREEKVAIVGSGPAGLTCAYHLARLGYGVTVFEALPVLGGMLRVGIPEYRLPKRVLEEEIDQILELEVKAEVNARLGGEFLLKELKEYQAIFLAMGNHRSKSLGIPGEEAEGIMSGVEFLKNVNLGKEVPLGKRVAVIGGGNTAIDAARSALRLGTKPFILYRRTREEMPAFPAEILEAEEEGIEISYLVSPLQVNAENGKVSKLECMKNRLGPPDEDGRRRPVAIKGSNFFVEVDQVIAAIGEEADLSAIPKKLGVKENVILTDERGGTKQKEVFAGGDIIHQPHTVVHAIGSGKRAAIFIDCFLKKKKWDGLFDAIRIGERGSLSMKRYLQDEKDRLPISSQTVRLKDLNLDYFDYKKRKRMSKAQVSKRIGSIEEVNLGFSEETAVEEANRCFNCGVCNLCDNCYILCPDVAILKQGEDASNVIDYEHCKGCGICVEECPRNAMVMEEEIK; this is translated from the coding sequence ATGTCCGAACAGATCATATTTAAACGTGAAGAGGATTTGCCTTATCTGCCCATTACCTTTGGTTCGATGGCCTGGAATAAGACCGGAAGCTGGCGATACCTGCGGCCGCGGTTTGAAAATAAGATTTCTCCTTGCAACGAAGGGTGTCCCGCAGGCCAAGACATTGAAGGAGCGATGGTCCTGATCGGCAAAGGCAAAGTTTTACAGGCTTGGGATTTGTTTAAGGAGGAGAATCCTTTCCCGGGGGTTTGCGGGCGAGTCTGTTTCCATCCCTGCGAATCTTCCTGCAACCGCGGAGAGTTCGATGAAGCCATTTCCATTAATGCCTTAGAGCGCTTCATGGCGGATGTTGCCTCCCGGCAGGGAAGGAAACCGTTGCTGAGGCGGGAAAGGCGGGAGGAGAAAGTAGCCATCGTTGGCTCCGGGCCTGCAGGTTTGACCTGCGCCTATCACCTGGCCCGCCTGGGTTACGGCGTCACGGTCTTCGAGGCTCTGCCCGTCCTGGGAGGAATGCTCCGCGTAGGAATTCCTGAATATCGATTGCCCAAGAGAGTGCTGGAGGAAGAAATCGATCAGATCCTGGAGCTGGAGGTGAAAGCGGAGGTCAATGCCCGTCTGGGGGGAGAGTTCCTGTTGAAGGAATTAAAAGAATATCAAGCCATCTTCCTGGCCATGGGCAACCACCGCAGTAAAAGTTTGGGAATTCCCGGGGAAGAGGCTGAAGGTATAATGAGCGGAGTCGAATTTTTAAAGAACGTTAACCTGGGTAAAGAAGTACCCCTGGGGAAAAGAGTGGCTGTGATCGGGGGCGGGAATACGGCTATCGATGCTGCCCGCTCGGCTTTACGCCTGGGGACCAAACCATTTATCCTTTATCGCCGGACACGCGAAGAAATGCCCGCCTTTCCCGCAGAAATTTTAGAGGCTGAAGAAGAAGGCATTGAAATTTCCTATTTGGTCTCACCCCTGCAAGTGAATGCCGAAAACGGAAAGGTAAGTAAGCTGGAATGCATGAAGAATCGGCTGGGGCCACCGGATGAGGATGGCCGCCGACGGCCGGTGGCCATCAAAGGCTCTAACTTTTTTGTGGAAGTTGATCAAGTCATCGCGGCCATCGGCGAAGAAGCAGATCTTTCCGCTATCCCTAAGAAATTAGGGGTGAAAGAAAACGTCATTCTGACCGATGAGCGGGGAGGGACTAAGCAAAAAGAGGTTTTTGCCGGCGGCGATATTATCCATCAACCCCACACAGTGGTACATGCCATCGGCTCCGGGAAGAGGGCGGCTATCTTTATCGATTGCTTCCTGAAGAAGAAAAAATGGGATGGTCTCTTTGACGCCATCCGTATTGGCGAGCGCGGTAGTTTATCGATGAAACGATACCTGCAGGACGAAAAAGATCGCCTTCCCATCAGTTCCCAAACCGTACGCCTGAAAGATTTGAACCTGGATTATTTCGATTATAAGAAACGTAAAAGAATGTCCAAAGCCCAGGTCTCTAAACGGATCGGATCTATCGAAGAGGTCAACCTCGGATTTTCCGAGGAGACGGCCGTGGAAGAGGCCAACCGTTGTTTCAACTGCGGCGTCTGCAACCTCTGCGACAACTGTTACATCCTCTGCCCAGATGTGGCCATCCTGAAACAGGGAGAGGATGCGTCCAACGTCATAGACTATGAACACTGCAAGGGATGTGGCATCTGCGTGGAGGAGTGCCCCCGAAATGCCATGGTTATGGAGGAGGAAATAAAATGA